TTTTGTAAACCTGTCGCAAAACTGCCAGAGGACAGAAGAGCTTTACTATCAGCTGCTGTATCAGGTAaaccatttttcttcttcggtTCTGACTCTGCACCACATGATTTATCCAAAAAGGCAACCCATGTTGGTGTTTGCGCAGGTGTATACACACAACAATTTGCGATTGCTTATGTGGCTGAGATCTTTGATAAAGTGGGCAAACTGGATATGCTCAAAGACTTCGTTTCCACTTTCGGTAATAATTTTTATGGAATGGATGAATCCAAACTCGTTTGTAAGGACAGATGTGTTTTAGTGAAGAAAGATATAGAGATTCCAGATATCATTACTTTTGATCATAAGACTTTGAAGCTTGCGCCATTCAAGCCAGTTGAAAAGTTATCATGGACTACTGAATGGATCTAAGGGAATTATGGCTTCTCACATTCTACGGTGCTAATACTGCtaatattgttattatcgttattattgttaagaaaaaaaaatatagataCGTGTATATATAACCTAAAAAGATCAAACATTACCCAATAATATCATAAATTTTAAGTTTGGATCTTGACCGTCAGCGAAGGTACCATCTTCATTAAACACACACATGTTATTAGACTTCCAGCCCCAGCTTTGAGATTTTCCAAAGCGATTCGGCACAGAGAGAAAAGATGTTATTGTTGGAACCGCACGCCTGGATGGTGTGAAGATGACAAAGTACACTTGAATTTCATTCCTCTGATCTTCATAACTAATAATCGATTGTTTCTTGCTATCCTGCCTTTTGGTAACATTAGCAGATGTTTCAAAGGACAACGATGTTGTACTGTCATCAATTGACAAATCAAGTATATTCACACCCAACTGATCAACCATGGTGGTTCCACCCCTGTTTGATCCCAAAGATTCAATACTTGCAGTcgctgttgttgttgttgtttctgaTTGTAGCACTGTGAAGTGTTCCTTTGTATCGTACCTTTTAGGCTCAGTTTTATAATTAATATTACCCGCAAATATATCTGGATTGATTGTGCCAGTTTTTCCAGAAGAGTTTGAGGAGCTACTATGTGCACGGTGCAAATAAACACCAATTTGATAGCTGTTTTTCTGAGGGATATAACTCTTTTGCAAATATAAATTCCAATATGACCCTGCATACCAAAATGTTTTGCCATAGACTCTTTTATCTGTAGGCAATTGGGAGACATTTGCAAATGAAATAGAAAACCTAAATGGCGGAATTCTTGTCCAATTATATGTCTTTTCCTCATATGTATTTACAGACTTAAAATCATTTCTCTGGGTAGTTTTGGTATCATTCTGATTTAGTTGATTATTTGCGCTAGTTGAAAAACTATTTTCTAGTAATATATTCAACTCTTTCGGTAGACCAGATAATGTTTCATCTTTAGATGGAATTCTAAACCAATTATGATGTTTCGAAGGTGGTTTACAACTAGTAAATATTTTGTCTGTTTGGGGTGAGTCAGAAGATCTTGTTATCATTGTTTCTAGTTGTACTGTTTGCCACAATGCTGCGTGTAATATATGGGGCTCGATATAATTGTTGCCATTGATGTCAAGCAAGTTTTCTAATTCTTGCAATTTATCAGGCTGGATATGACAGTaatgaattttttcatttaatACTTTTTTCAGGGgctcaacatcatcaaatgaGCTAACATAATCATCCTTGTTActgctattttttttttcaagccTTACCTCTATCAACTTAATAATAAACATACATCTATCCCACTCTGTTGGGACAAAAAAATAGTCCTCACCTACAACTTCTGAAATTATAGAAGTGGGAACTGTATTCCACGCATCTGGACCCTTTTCCCACCCATCAGAACATAGTATCCCTTTACCATTCTCAATAATTCTTTGGCTGGCAGTACCATAATCAGAACTGATTGCAAACCTCAAATTATCCGCCAAATTTGACATATCCATATTTTTAACAATAAAGTCTGTCGCAGTACAAGAAATGTCGGATAGCCCCAAATATTGGCCCATCTCAATCATATCGTAAGGGATTTTATATTCTTCCTTAAGATTTGCGGCACCATAAAGTCTTGAAATTGCTAGCTCAAAACTCTTCCGTTTAGAAGCCATATTCGTGTCGTCCAGATCATCAAATATTAATTCATAAGTCTTCCTGTAAGAGCAATCGctttcatcttcagaatTAGTGTCTGAGTCCGAATTCAGGTCTGAGCACAAGTTCAAAGGGACAGAGTCACTATAATTAGAAGCTCGTAGTCTAGAAGTATTCCTCTGACGATTGAATGGAGAAGACCAATTGAATAAGGATTTAAAATATGGACTTCGATCAAGAAACAGCTTATGTAATTTGTATTTCTTATTGAATGCCTTTATGATAACATCATAATAATTACCTCTAATTAGTCCATTCAGTAAAAGATATTCTGGAATCCCAGGAGTATCGCAACAGCCATATGGGCATGTATATACTTCAGTTGCTTCGGTTGGAGTTTCATCACCGCGGTGGTTTTGAGAGGAAGCCCCATAAATGTATTGATTTCTCtctgttgttattgatgtAACCTCCCCCAATTGATCTAAGTTGTTCCCGTGAAGGGGTGTTGAATGGTTGTGAATATTACTTCTGTTCATTAAATTACTTTGCAGATCAAGAAGTTGAGAAGAAGACAAATTATGAAGCTCTTGAAACTGTTGGTTTATCTGTAACTGTTGATGGTTGTTAAAATTGTACTGCtgtaaaatttcaaactcaGAATACGGGACTCGACTTAAGGTGCCACTTGGGGACACAATCTCTTGTGTTGCTGGAGTCGATGGTCTGGTTCCAATTCTCCCTGTTACACCCGTCGTGGACCGACGAATTATGGGGGAAGACGAAAGAGAAGACACTATTGCAGGAGAGGTTTGATGTTGGGATAACGACATACCAGAGTCGTGACCACCGACAGACATGAGTATGTGATGTGTTACATAAAATGTCCTCTAGGACTAGATAGGAGAGCAGAAATTGCAAACTTACGGAATGTTTTAGATAGGGCCGCCACCGCGTTTCACACCAGTTTGTTACTATCTAATAGTTGAATTGTCGGTTATATTACAGATCGATTATTTATGTTTTTTACATCTGCATTATACACTATTCCGAGTAGCATTCTCTACCTATTCGCAGAGGACCTCCCTCATCTGAGAGGCAATCTCTAGGTCTTTCTTTGAATCCGCAGAAAGAGGATCGCCATCTTCCATGGCGCCTTCATCATTCACGTCTTGCATCCAGTAGAGATGTTTGGCACCCGAACTGAGAAAGGCAAGCATGTAAACCCTACCAGAGGTGCAAGAGTTGATTTTCTGCCAAACCACGTCTCCCTGGAAGACTAGCAATTCCTCAGTTTCAGCGGACGTACTATCACGTGGCCTCCAC
The Pichia kudriavzevii chromosome 2, complete sequence DNA segment above includes these coding regions:
- a CDS encoding uncharacterized protein (PKUD0B11450); the encoded protein is MSVGGHDSGMSLSQHQTSPAIVSSLSSSPIIRRSTTGVTGRIGTRPSTPATQEIVSPSGTLSRVPYSEFEILQQYNFNNHQQLQINQQFQELHNLSSSQLLDLQSNLMNRSNIHNHSTPLHGNNLDQLGEVTSITTERNQYIYGASSQNHRGDETPTEATEVYTCPYGCCDTPGIPEYLLLNGLIRGNYYDVIIKAFNKKYKLHKLFLDRSPYFKSLFNWSSPFNRQRNTSRLRASNYSDSVPLNLCSDLNSDSDTNSEDESDCSYRKTYELIFDDLDDTNMASKRKSFELAISRLYGAANLKEEYKIPYDMIEMGQYLGLSDISCTATDFIVKNMDMSNLADNLRFAISSDYGTASQRIIENGKGILCSDGWEKGPDAWNTVPTSIISEVVGEDYFFVPTEWDRCMFIIKLIEVRLEKKNSSNKDDYVSSFDDVEPLKKVLNEKIHYCHIQPDKLQELENLLDINGNNYIEPHILHAALWQTVQLETMITRSSDSPQTDKIFTSCKPPSKHHNWFRIPSKDETLSGLPKELNILLENSFSTSANNQLNQNDTKTTQRNDFKSVNTYEEKTYNWTRIPPFRFSISFANVSQLPTDKRVYGKTFWYAGSYWNLYLQKSYIPQKNSYQIGVYLHRAHSSSSNSSGKTGTINPDIFAGNINYKTEPKRYDTKEHFTVLQSETTTTTATASIESLGSNRGGTTMVDQLGVNILDLSIDDSTTSLSFETSANVTKRQDSKKQSIISYEDQRNEIQVYFVIFTPSRRAVPTITSFLSVPNRFGKSQSWGWKSNNMCVFNEDGTFADGQDPNLKFMILLGNV
- a CDS encoding uncharacterized protein (PKUD0B11460; similar to Saccharomyces cerevisiae YLR421C (RPN13); ancestral locus Anc_4.295); this translates as MKIHLFVPLDKQDFSFILLYPQTTKMPVSLPLRFNAGQVSFNEALQKYIPLPTPGEIIVDNSPEGDGCYSFVWRPRDSTSAETEELLVFQGDVVWQKINSCTSGRVYMLAFLSSGAKHLYWMQDVNDEGAMEDGDPLSADSKKDLEIASQMREVLCE